The Pelmatolapia mariae isolate MD_Pm_ZW linkage group LG9, Pm_UMD_F_2, whole genome shotgun sequence genome has a segment encoding these proteins:
- the LOC134634821 gene encoding zinc finger protein 665-like isoform X2 has translation MTSTQKDQHGARSQRSQKPHRRKGEKRYSCEECGKDFTHAGHLKRHKLTHSGVKAYSCELCGKSFTHAGHLKRHKLTHSGVKAYSCNECGKYFSQAGHLKRHKLTHSGVKAYSCNECGKDFTRKSSLKHHQFIHTRERPFSCELCGKSFTHAGHLKRHKLTHSGVKAYSCDLCGKSFTQAGTLKRHKLTHSGVKAYSCDICGKTFSQLGYRNIHLRIHTGHNVYCCNQCGKLFTTDAQLQSHMLTHTEERPYKCDLCDKAFKEPRSLKKHQQIHSRKRLYKCSYCEKQSDTDGSTSQPCRHCGGGKVFCCDLCGKTFSHQKSLKLHQRRHTGDKLNYCKECGKGFPTQSQLKEHELCHSGVKKHVCDQCGSSFTTACHLKVHKRVHTGEKPYKCRHCDKSFSLSGNRNNHERTHIEESFSCDQCDKSFKNLSSYSAHKRSHAVNKLFHCYQCAKTFPSLFALHKHQRDHDNG, from the exons atgacttcaacacaaaag gaccaacatggagcgagaagtcagcgctctcagaaacctcacagaagaaaaggagagaaaagatACAGCTGTGaggagtgtgggaaggattttacccaTGCCGGACACTTAAAAAGACACAAGCTCacccacagtggagttaaagcgtacagctgtgagttgtgtggaaagtcttttacccatgctggacacttaaaaagacacaaactcacccacagtggagttaaagcgtacagctgtaaTGAGTGTGGGAAGTATTTTTCCCAGGCTGGACACTTGAAAAGACACAAACTCacccacagtggagttaaagcgtacagctgtaatgagtgtgggaaggattttactaGGAAGTCTAGCCTGAAACATCATCAATTCATCCACACTCgggagagaccgttcagctgtgagttgtgtggaaagtcttttacccatgctggacacttaaaaagacacaaactcacccacagtggagttaaagcgtacagctgtgacttgtgtggaaagtcttttactcaGGCTGGAACCTTAAAAAGACACAAACTCacccacagtggagttaaagcgtacagctgtgacatttgtggaaaaactttcagccagTTAGGGTACCGAAATAttcacctacgcattcacactGGACATAATGTTTACTGCTGTAATCAGTGTGGCAAACTGTTTACAACAGATGCACAGTTACAAAGCCACATgcttacccacactgaggagagaccttataaatgtgacctgtgtgataAGGCTTTTAAAGAGCCACGTTCcctgaaaaaacaccaacagatccacagcagaaagagactctacaagtgcagttactgtgag aagcagagcgacacagatggatccacttctcaaccctgtcgtcactgtggtggtgggaaagtgTTTTGCTGTGACCTCTGTGGAAAAACCTTCAGTCATCAAAAGAGCCTAAAACTACATCAACgcagacacactggagacaaactgaactactgcaaagaatgtgggaaaGGCTTCCCCACACAAAGTCAATTAAAAGAACATGAACTCTGtcacagtggggttaaaaagcatgtctgtgaccagtgtgggtcatccttcaccactgcatGTCATCTTAAAGTGCataaacgagtccacacaggagagaaaccatacaagtgcagacactgtgacaaaagttTCTCATTGTCAGGTAATCGTAACAAtcatgaacgtacacacatTGAAGAGAGcttcagctgtgaccagtgtgacaagagcttcaagaatctcagttcatactctgcacacaaacgatcccacgctgtaaataaactgtttcactgttaccaatgtgcaaaaacattcccTTCATTATTTGCTCTGcacaaacatcagcgtgatcatGACAATGGCTGA
- the LOC134634821 gene encoding zinc finger protein 665-like isoform X3, with amino-acid sequence MTSTQKQDQHGARSQRSQKPHRRKGEKRYSCEECGKDFTHAGHLKRHKLTHSGVKAYSCELCGKSFTHAGHLKRHKLTHSGVKAYSCNECGKYFSQAGHLKRHKLTHSGVKAYSCNECGKDFTRKSSLKHHQFIHTRERPFSCELCGKSFTHAGHLKRHKLTHSGVKAYSCDLCGKSFTQAGTLKRHKLTHSGVKAYSCDICGKTFSQLGYRNIHLRIHTGHNVYCCNQCGKLFTTDAQLQSHMLTHTEERPYKCDLCDKAFKEPRSLKKHQQIHSRKRLYKCSYCEQSDTDGSTSQPCRHCGGGKVFCCDLCGKTFSHQKSLKLHQRRHTGDKLNYCKECGKGFPTQSQLKEHELCHSGVKKHVCDQCGSSFTTACHLKVHKRVHTGEKPYKCRHCDKSFSLSGNRNNHERTHIEESFSCDQCDKSFKNLSSYSAHKRSHAVNKLFHCYQCAKTFPSLFALHKHQRDHDNG; translated from the exons atgacttcaacacaaaag caggaccaacatggagcgagaagtcagcgctctcagaaacctcacagaagaaaaggagagaaaagatACAGCTGTGaggagtgtgggaaggattttacccaTGCCGGACACTTAAAAAGACACAAGCTCacccacagtggagttaaagcgtacagctgtgagttgtgtggaaagtcttttacccatgctggacacttaaaaagacacaaactcacccacagtggagttaaagcgtacagctgtaaTGAGTGTGGGAAGTATTTTTCCCAGGCTGGACACTTGAAAAGACACAAACTCacccacagtggagttaaagcgtacagctgtaatgagtgtgggaaggattttactaGGAAGTCTAGCCTGAAACATCATCAATTCATCCACACTCgggagagaccgttcagctgtgagttgtgtggaaagtcttttacccatgctggacacttaaaaagacacaaactcacccacagtggagttaaagcgtacagctgtgacttgtgtggaaagtcttttactcaGGCTGGAACCTTAAAAAGACACAAACTCacccacagtggagttaaagcgtacagctgtgacatttgtggaaaaactttcagccagTTAGGGTACCGAAATAttcacctacgcattcacactGGACATAATGTTTACTGCTGTAATCAGTGTGGCAAACTGTTTACAACAGATGCACAGTTACAAAGCCACATgcttacccacactgaggagagaccttataaatgtgacctgtgtgataAGGCTTTTAAAGAGCCACGTTCcctgaaaaaacaccaacagatccacagcagaaagagactctacaagtgcagttactgtgag cagagcgacacagatggatccacttctcaaccctgtcgtcactgtggtggtgggaaagtgTTTTGCTGTGACCTCTGTGGAAAAACCTTCAGTCATCAAAAGAGCCTAAAACTACATCAACgcagacacactggagacaaactgaactactgcaaagaatgtgggaaaGGCTTCCCCACACAAAGTCAATTAAAAGAACATGAACTCTGtcacagtggggttaaaaagcatgtctgtgaccagtgtgggtcatccttcaccactgcatGTCATCTTAAAGTGCataaacgagtccacacaggagagaaaccatacaagtgcagacactgtgacaaaagttTCTCATTGTCAGGTAATCGTAACAAtcatgaacgtacacacatTGAAGAGAGcttcagctgtgaccagtgtgacaagagcttcaagaatctcagttcatactctgcacacaaacgatcccacgctgtaaataaactgtttcactgttaccaatgtgcaaaaacattcccTTCATTATTTGCTCTGcacaaacatcagcgtgatcatGACAATGGCTGA
- the LOC134634821 gene encoding zinc finger protein 665-like isoform X1: MTSTQKQDQHGARSQRSQKPHRRKGEKRYSCEECGKDFTHAGHLKRHKLTHSGVKAYSCELCGKSFTHAGHLKRHKLTHSGVKAYSCNECGKYFSQAGHLKRHKLTHSGVKAYSCNECGKDFTRKSSLKHHQFIHTRERPFSCELCGKSFTHAGHLKRHKLTHSGVKAYSCDLCGKSFTQAGTLKRHKLTHSGVKAYSCDICGKTFSQLGYRNIHLRIHTGHNVYCCNQCGKLFTTDAQLQSHMLTHTEERPYKCDLCDKAFKEPRSLKKHQQIHSRKRLYKCSYCEKQSDTDGSTSQPCRHCGGGKVFCCDLCGKTFSHQKSLKLHQRRHTGDKLNYCKECGKGFPTQSQLKEHELCHSGVKKHVCDQCGSSFTTACHLKVHKRVHTGEKPYKCRHCDKSFSLSGNRNNHERTHIEESFSCDQCDKSFKNLSSYSAHKRSHAVNKLFHCYQCAKTFPSLFALHKHQRDHDNG; this comes from the exons atgacttcaacacaaaag caggaccaacatggagcgagaagtcagcgctctcagaaacctcacagaagaaaaggagagaaaagatACAGCTGTGaggagtgtgggaaggattttacccaTGCCGGACACTTAAAAAGACACAAGCTCacccacagtggagttaaagcgtacagctgtgagttgtgtggaaagtcttttacccatgctggacacttaaaaagacacaaactcacccacagtggagttaaagcgtacagctgtaaTGAGTGTGGGAAGTATTTTTCCCAGGCTGGACACTTGAAAAGACACAAACTCacccacagtggagttaaagcgtacagctgtaatgagtgtgggaaggattttactaGGAAGTCTAGCCTGAAACATCATCAATTCATCCACACTCgggagagaccgttcagctgtgagttgtgtggaaagtcttttacccatgctggacacttaaaaagacacaaactcacccacagtggagttaaagcgtacagctgtgacttgtgtggaaagtcttttactcaGGCTGGAACCTTAAAAAGACACAAACTCacccacagtggagttaaagcgtacagctgtgacatttgtggaaaaactttcagccagTTAGGGTACCGAAATAttcacctacgcattcacactGGACATAATGTTTACTGCTGTAATCAGTGTGGCAAACTGTTTACAACAGATGCACAGTTACAAAGCCACATgcttacccacactgaggagagaccttataaatgtgacctgtgtgataAGGCTTTTAAAGAGCCACGTTCcctgaaaaaacaccaacagatccacagcagaaagagactctacaagtgcagttactgtgag aagcagagcgacacagatggatccacttctcaaccctgtcgtcactgtggtggtgggaaagtgTTTTGCTGTGACCTCTGTGGAAAAACCTTCAGTCATCAAAAGAGCCTAAAACTACATCAACgcagacacactggagacaaactgaactactgcaaagaatgtgggaaaGGCTTCCCCACACAAAGTCAATTAAAAGAACATGAACTCTGtcacagtggggttaaaaagcatgtctgtgaccagtgtgggtcatccttcaccactgcatGTCATCTTAAAGTGCataaacgagtccacacaggagagaaaccatacaagtgcagacactgtgacaaaagttTCTCATTGTCAGGTAATCGTAACAAtcatgaacgtacacacatTGAAGAGAGcttcagctgtgaccagtgtgacaagagcttcaagaatctcagttcatactctgcacacaaacgatcccacgctgtaaataaactgtttcactgttaccaatgtgcaaaaacattcccTTCATTATTTGCTCTGcacaaacatcagcgtgatcatGACAATGGCTGA
- the LOC134634821 gene encoding zinc finger protein 665-like isoform X4, giving the protein MTSTQKDQHGARSQRSQKPHRRKGEKRYSCEECGKDFTHAGHLKRHKLTHSGVKAYSCELCGKSFTHAGHLKRHKLTHSGVKAYSCNECGKYFSQAGHLKRHKLTHSGVKAYSCNECGKDFTRKSSLKHHQFIHTRERPFSCELCGKSFTHAGHLKRHKLTHSGVKAYSCDLCGKSFTQAGTLKRHKLTHSGVKAYSCDICGKTFSQLGYRNIHLRIHTGHNVYCCNQCGKLFTTDAQLQSHMLTHTEERPYKCDLCDKAFKEPRSLKKHQQIHSRKRLYKCSYCEKQSDTDGSTSQPCRHCGGGKVFCCDLCGKTFSHQKSLKLHQRRHTGDKLNYCKECGKGFPTQSQLKEHELCHSGVKKHVCDQCGSSFTTACHLKVHKRVHTGEKPYKCRHCDKSFSLSGNRNNHERTHIEESFSCDQCDKSFKNLSSYSAHKRSHAVNKLFHCYQCAKTFPSLFALHKHQRDHDNG; this is encoded by the exons gaccaacatggagcgagaagtcagcgctctcagaaacctcacagaagaaaaggagagaaaagatACAGCTGTGaggagtgtgggaaggattttacccaTGCCGGACACTTAAAAAGACACAAGCTCacccacagtggagttaaagcgtacagctgtgagttgtgtggaaagtcttttacccatgctggacacttaaaaagacacaaactcacccacagtggagttaaagcgtacagctgtaaTGAGTGTGGGAAGTATTTTTCCCAGGCTGGACACTTGAAAAGACACAAACTCacccacagtggagttaaagcgtacagctgtaatgagtgtgggaaggattttactaGGAAGTCTAGCCTGAAACATCATCAATTCATCCACACTCgggagagaccgttcagctgtgagttgtgtggaaagtcttttacccatgctggacacttaaaaagacacaaactcacccacagtggagttaaagcgtacagctgtgacttgtgtggaaagtcttttactcaGGCTGGAACCTTAAAAAGACACAAACTCacccacagtggagttaaagcgtacagctgtgacatttgtggaaaaactttcagccagTTAGGGTACCGAAATAttcacctacgcattcacactGGACATAATGTTTACTGCTGTAATCAGTGTGGCAAACTGTTTACAACAGATGCACAGTTACAAAGCCACATgcttacccacactgaggagagaccttataaatgtgacctgtgtgataAGGCTTTTAAAGAGCCACGTTCcctgaaaaaacaccaacagatccacagcagaaagagactctacaagtgcagttactgtgag aagcagagcgacacagatggatccacttctcaaccctgtcgtcactgtggtggtgggaaagtgTTTTGCTGTGACCTCTGTGGAAAAACCTTCAGTCATCAAAAGAGCCTAAAACTACATCAACgcagacacactggagacaaactgaactactgcaaagaatgtgggaaaGGCTTCCCCACACAAAGTCAATTAAAAGAACATGAACTCTGtcacagtggggttaaaaagcatgtctgtgaccagtgtgggtcatccttcaccactgcatGTCATCTTAAAGTGCataaacgagtccacacaggagagaaaccatacaagtgcagacactgtgacaaaagttTCTCATTGTCAGGTAATCGTAACAAtcatgaacgtacacacatTGAAGAGAGcttcagctgtgaccagtgtgacaagagcttcaagaatctcagttcatactctgcacacaaacgatcccacgctgtaaataaactgtttcactgttaccaatgtgcaaaaacattcccTTCATTATTTGCTCTGcacaaacatcagcgtgatcatGACAATGGCTGA